From the genome of Actinomycetota bacterium, one region includes:
- a CDS encoding response regulator, protein MEKKTVLIIEDDRAVARLIEIVLSGKGLYTHVCLDATGALEVTKRVLPDLVILDIHMPRRSGISVLKRLRQEENTRHVPVVVFSVLSRRQSIEQLSRMGADGFVSKSEGVDALVEKVMEMLA, encoded by the coding sequence ATGGAAAAGAAAACCGTCCTGATCATTGAGGATGACCGGGCCGTCGCCAGGCTTATCGAGATAGTGCTGAGCGGGAAAGGTCTTTATACGCATGTCTGCCTGGATGCCACCGGGGCCCTGGAGGTCACGAAACGCGTCCTGCCCGACCTGGTAATCCTTGACATACACATGCCCCGCCGCAGCGGCATCAGCGTGCTCAAGCGGTTACGCCAGGAAGAAAACACCCGTCACGTTCCGGTGGTGGTCTTTTCCGTGCTGTCCCGGCGCCAGAGCATAGAGCAGCTTTCCAGGATGGGGGCGGACGGGTTCGTTTCCAAGAGCGAGGGCGTGGATGCGCTGGTGGAGAAGGTCATGGAAATGCTTGCTTGA
- a CDS encoding nitroreductase family protein, whose amino-acid sequence MEVMEAIRKRRSIRRYQDREVPPELIREVLEAARLAPSGSNLQTWKFKVVTDADTRKSLREAAFGQKFVERAPVVIVACADLTAFGDVSRRTMELLKSGAVRPSMEMALWYLRRNKGEDLEERNLVSACINVSIAVQNMVLAATSLGLGTCWVRAFRPEKVAELLRLPPEYPPLFLVTMGYAREDPEARSRKSLEEILL is encoded by the coding sequence ATGGAAGTGATGGAGGCCATCAGGAAGAGGAGGAGCATCCGTCGTTACCAGGACAGGGAAGTGCCCCCCGAGCTCATCCGCGAGGTCCTCGAGGCCGCGCGGCTGGCCCCCTCGGGGAGCAACCTGCAGACCTGGAAGTTCAAGGTGGTGACGGATGCCGATACCCGCAAGTCGCTGCGGGAGGCGGCCTTCGGGCAGAAATTCGTGGAGCGGGCTCCGGTGGTCATCGTCGCGTGCGCCGACCTCACGGCTTTCGGCGACGTCTCCAGGAGGACCATGGAGCTCCTGAAGTCCGGCGCGGTGAGACCCAGCATGGAGATGGCGCTGTGGTACCTCCGCCGGAACAAGGGGGAAGACCTCGAGGAGAGAAACCTGGTAAGCGCCTGCATCAACGTCAGCATCGCCGTGCAGAACATGGTACTGGCGGCCACTTCCCTCGGACTGGGCACCTGCTGGGTGCGGGCCTTCCGGCCGGAGAAGGTGGCCGAGCTGCTGCGATTGCCCCCTGAGTACCCCCCGCTCTTTCTCGTCACCATGGGTTATGCGCGCGAGGACCCCGAGGCAAGGAGCAGGAAATCCCTGGAAGAGATACTGCTCTGA
- a CDS encoding adenine nucleotide alpha hydrolase family protein, which yields MSEDNHPPVQQVEGRCRICAARTGVLRLTEFNLKLCPPCYLRFYERRVRRAVEKHDMLQEGDRVVVAVSGGKDSAALLYALRRLGVVMGFHLSALHFHLNMGEYSDRNLGVVEEQCSRAGVLLRVVRIGDMGLRVQKVKGWHPCAVCGAIKRSLLDREARGMDATVVATAHTLEDILLFAFKNLLSRKHYLPPPVLPAAERLVRKVKPLYYMPERLNLEYCHQRDIPVFAEKCPVWSPRGHALKEVFDHMERIIPSGKLQLLLSLREAMPEGETTDREPPSDCTRCGEPTSQPLCAICQLSDWFAHGSASPASR from the coding sequence ATGAGCGAAGACAACCATCCTCCCGTGCAGCAGGTGGAGGGGCGTTGCCGCATCTGCGCCGCCCGCACCGGGGTGTTGCGCCTCACGGAGTTCAACCTGAAGCTCTGCCCTCCCTGCTACCTCCGCTTCTACGAGCGGCGTGTACGCCGCGCCGTGGAAAAACACGACATGCTGCAAGAGGGGGACAGGGTGGTGGTGGCCGTTTCGGGGGGGAAGGACTCCGCCGCTCTCCTCTACGCGCTGCGGCGCCTTGGCGTAGTGATGGGATTCCACCTCTCGGCGCTGCACTTCCATCTCAACATGGGGGAGTATTCCGACCGCAACCTGGGCGTGGTGGAGGAGCAGTGCTCCCGGGCGGGCGTGCTCCTGCGGGTGGTGCGCATCGGCGACATGGGGCTGAGGGTGCAGAAGGTAAAGGGGTGGCACCCCTGCGCCGTATGCGGCGCCATCAAGCGCTCGCTGCTCGACAGGGAAGCGCGGGGCATGGACGCCACGGTCGTCGCCACCGCCCACACCCTGGAGGACATCCTCCTCTTCGCCTTCAAGAACCTGCTCTCGCGCAAGCACTATCTTCCGCCCCCGGTCCTGCCGGCCGCCGAGCGGCTCGTGCGCAAGGTGAAGCCGCTGTATTACATGCCCGAGCGGCTCAACCTGGAATACTGCCACCAGCGGGACATCCCGGTATTCGCGGAGAAGTGCCCCGTGTGGAGCCCCCGCGGCCATGCGCTCAAGGAGGTCTTCGACCACATGGAGAGGATAATACCCTCGGGGAAGCTGCAGCTTCTCCTCTCGCTGCGCGAAGCGATGCCTGAAGGGGAAACGACCGACCGCGAGCCTCCCTCGGACTGTACGCGCTGCGGCGAGCCCACGTCGCAACCCCTCTGCGCCATATGCCAGTTGAGTGACTGGTTCGCGCACGGGAGCGCCTCCCCCGCGTCCCGGTGA